The Aspergillus oryzae RIB40 DNA, chromosome 5 genome segment AGGTCCACGATAGTTAATCCGTCCCCTGTCTTAGCAATTGCCGCGGCTCAAGGATTGCGGGCTGCAGACCGGCCTCATGCATAGTCAATAATCTAAACTCGTGCTAGTGCGATCGTCTCTTGCCAAGTTGTTCGCTATGTGATAAGTTCAGTCGACGATGCATTTACGAAACGTTGTCAAAGACACCGTTAACCAGGCAATATTTGACtgaggtcgaggaggaatTGACGCGGACCAAGGCTCTACTCTCCGAGCTTCTACCTGGGACTAGTCGTGACATATCCAATGGGGAACGATTTATTTATCCTGAGCAGGGTACGACCGGCGACCGGGGTCTGACGTCCGAGATCCCTAACCGTGAGGGATCATCAGAGCAACCGGAGAGAACCTATGTACCCCACAGCAATATCGGTTCCGAGACTATCCCTGCTCCGGAGGTCCCCAGCCGACCCTCGCTGGGTGTCTTCAGCGCTTCTTTATCGAATAGTGGCCAGCTATACGATTACTCCGATAGGAACCAGACAGGGATTTCTCACCGGGCCAATCGCCGAAGCCAGGACGCTGTCATGTCTATGGAGACGCCCCCTTCCGCCGGCAATGTCAACTTCGAATGGGATGAACGCACCGAGGACCAGGGTGGTGATGGGTTTGTAGATGGAATGGCTATTCTCCCTAGCCGTTCTAATGATGGTGGCTATTTAGGTAAGTCTTTGAAATCTAAACTTGCGCCTTATCATTTCGCTAAGTAGATGGCTGACTCCTACATAAGGCACCGCATCTGGTGCTGCGTTACTCCGAATGACTAACTCCCAGTCTGGCGGGGAAAGGCTTGACATGCCGGAGCCTGGTCGCCCATTTGAAACAGCATCTTCCCACCCGTCACCAAGCATTCCTTTCGCATTGAGTTCTCTGTCTCAGCTGGAACCGTTTGTCGATGCGTACTTTTCCCTTTATCATTGCTCGTACCCGATCATTCATGAAGCGACATTCCGTGCGCAGTTCATGGAGGTCATTCCACGACCCACCAGCAATACCTGGCAGGTGTTGTTGTACGTGGTAGCAGCCTTGGGAGCTTTTACAGCTGCAGTGACGCCGACTGATGTGGATCTGGCCTTGTTCAAGGCGGCAAAGGCTCGCTTGACTATTGATGTACTGGAAACTGGCAGTCTGATTTTGGTGCAAGCGTTAACCTTGAGCTCAAACTACTTACAAAAGAGGAATAAACCAAACTCTGGATACAACTACCTTGGACTTGCTCGGCGGACTGCAATGGGAATCGGTTTGCACAAAGAGTTTCCCACTTCGAAAGCGTCCCCATTGGCAATGGAGATGAGACGACGAGTCTGGTACTGTCTCTACATCTTTGATGTGggcgccatcatcactttctCGCGGCCCTTGGAGTTTCCAGAGCAGGGAATTGAGACTCGCTTGCCATTAAACATCCATGAAAGCGTAAGTGTCCATTATCTTCCGATATAACCAGTGCAATGCTGAAACTTCTGTAGGGTATTACCGCCAGTACACAGACCGCCCCGTCCCCAGTAACTGAAACTACTGTGTATACACATCTTCGGGCGCAAGCGATGTTCCATCTAAAGACAAACCTGATTTATACCAAAATCACTTCGACCTCATTCCCATCTGCGGCTGAGCTGATCGAACTAGATGGCCGTCTTATCGGCGACTGGTTGGCGTCTCTTCCGTACTTTTTCAATGAGGGGGCCATCCAGGCGCCCAAGTTTGCTCTCTGCCATTCAATCCTGCGATGGAGGTATCGTAATCTCCGCATCCTGATGTACCGACCGTTTCTGGTAGGCAAATGGATGCTCAACTCCGACCAAGGCCCGGACGGTCTCCGTGAGAAAGACGATACCCACGTAGAACTTGCCATTCAACGATGTTTCGATGCGGCCCGCGAATCTGTTGAGCTTATCTCATCGTTCTGGGCACAACATCAGAAAACAACTATGGCTTGCTGGTATGGAGTATACTTCTTGTTCCAAGCGATCCTAATCCCAGTGATCTGTTTGCGGAACAATCCGTCAGATCCGGCCGCCCACGGTTGGCGGGAACAGATTTTTCAGGCAGTCAACACTCTCGAATCAATGGTGCCACTTAATGCGAATGCTGAAAGGTTTCTCAGAGTTATACAATCTCTCTGCGGCTGCTATCTCTATCCTCGCAgcaatggctgggagggCCCAATCCAAGAGTCACCTGAGACACAGATCGCGAACCTCTACCCTCTGATGTGGCCAACGTTAGAGATGGCACAGCTCGATGGTGTGGATTCGGCTCTGTAAGTTCCCTCACGGACAAGATATTGACGAAAGGCTGACACTCTGCCCGTTCTTCTCAGACAACAATCTGTGATCAGTGACTTTATGCACCAGGTAACTGGTCTGCAATGACTGTGATACATTCCTGAATGGATTGTTACCTAAACCGATCTATTGTGCTGCTGGTAATATattcatttttcttttgtggcaTTCATATACTTGACATTCATTCACTGGAAATAATTAGGGAAGGGTGTATCCACCATCGATCACTAAGTTTGCTCCTGTCATATAACTCGACGCGTCCGATGCACAAAATACGTATGCCTGCAAGGATTCTCCCGTTAGCGATAGGGGTACGACATATAATCATGGAATGGAGCATCTTACCCCCTTTAACTCGTATGTTCCAGCCATTCTGCTGGCTGGGATCATGCTGAGCCACTTCTCTCGCAGCTCTGGTGGGTGATGATCCAAAATTTCAGTCGCGACGAAACCCGGAGAGATGCAGTTCACGCGGCAGAAGTCCACCCACTCAACGGAGAGACACTTGGCTAACTGAACAACTCCAGCCTTGGAGGCATTATACTGTGACGATACTTGTTAGCATGGGCTCCTGGAGAATCTAACACAACCAAGGTGCTGTTTCACATATGTTTAACTTACCGCGGCTTGCTTCTGAGGCACATTGACCAACGCGGCGCTAACAGATGCAGTAAAGACGATATTACCGGACCCTTGCTCCTTGAACACCCGAGAAGCAGCCTGGGCTGTGTAAAATGCTCCGTCCAAGTTCACATTCATGATTTGCTGCCACTGCTCTGTGGTGTAGTCCTCGGCTGCGACTGCGGTGGCGATGCCGGAGTTGGCAACCATGATGTCCAGCTTGCCAAAGTCGCGGACAATTTTCTGGACAGCCGCTTCGATCTCCTTCTGGTCACCCACATTGGCCTGGTACGCTGCGACTCTCACGTTGTGGGTCTTTGCAATAGAGGCCGCTGTGGCTTCGGCTGTGCTGGAGGAGTTGTAAATAATTGCCACCTGTTGAACAATCAGTCATCATTCAATATTTCTATGAACAAGAACTGAATCATGGAAGTCGACAATACTTACATCGGCACCAGCCTCCGCCAAAGCATTAGTAATCTCCAATCCAATACCCCGTGTACCACCTATAATTCAAACCAAAGCGATCAGTATCACCACCGGAAGAAATAGACCATTCAACCGCAGACTTACCGGTCACAATAGCCACTTTCCCCTTCAGGCTAAACGCCTGCATAACATGTTTGTTGTCGGGCTGTGCGAGAACCATATTGCCAATCTTTGTACTCTCCTTCTCGTTCACATATAACCACAATAAAACAACCAAGAGTCCAAAGATAAAATGAGCAGTTTCaacttgtatatatattttaccACAATATATCGCATTCAGAACTCAACCTCACGAAAGGAATATATACCTTGTAACCGCGCAGTCTAGACATAATGATAGAGGTAATCCGCACGGCAGTTCCACCCCATCTCGGCATACCCTAGGGCCCGGGTATCACCACTCCGCACGGAGACCCCGCTCCGTGGAAATGTGGGGATCGGAGGACAGGTCCGTGATGTCTCTATCATCACTAGACCAGTTGGGTTGCGCCCGTAGTGCGTTTCATTGGTAGGTCTTGATTCTTTGCGTCATTGTACATGAGTATGAGTATGAAGGGGTGTAGGGCAAGACATCAGGGCGTTCTGGATATTCATCTCGGCCCTAGGAAGGGGTCCCTTGCCTCCTCCCTCCATTATTACACCAACGCCGAAGATAGCAGTTTCACAATCGCTGATGAACTCAGTACGGAAACATGAAAATGGGACAACCTCATTAAAGGCGTAGTGAACTCGTTCGCTCAGCGGTTGCTCGTCTACAATCCTGATGAAGTTGTGGAACTGGAAACATCAAAGCGGGTAGGTGTAGGAAGATCAGAAGGCGAGAGACCTTGTTATTCCCGGCCGGTAATCTTCTATTTTACTACGGAACATGCCCATCGGAGTGATAGCGGGGACTGCATACCAAAACAGAGGGCGCTAGGGATGCGGGCTGTTCAAACCTCAAGAACTATAATGGCTGATGTTGTAATCCATagcatatatatcttttattTAAGTATTCTATGGAAGGGCTAGTGATAAAAGCGATGCGAAGATGTCAGGGATACCTCAGGCCCGATAATTGGCTGCTGAGTACgcggaaaggaaagagatctaTTAAAATAGCCTGATAAAAAGCTAGtaagagaaaaggaaagaaagaactggTGTAGAGAAAGCTAAGAGCTGCAGGGCACAGTGGGTGGTTAGACGACGAAGACTATCTCATGAATAAGAAACAACGCTCGGAGAGACAAACAGGCATTAGGGGACGAAATTTGCTTAGATCAAACGACTGTGCTTTAGTTGGGGCAGCGGCCAGGAGGACAAAATGTAAGCCGTAGGCCCAGTTTCCTATCTAGCTCCTCACACCATGACCACAGAAGATATGCATAGCTAAGCCTTAAGCCCTCATCGGATCCATGATGGATCCCTAAAGGGACAATCTTAccatttttctttgcgtACACAAGACTTCCAGAATCTCCATCTCGCGCAAACGACTTCTCGGGGGACAGCCATTCGATCACCAACTGTTTCGCCAGAGTGTCATCTCCAAGTGTCTGTTTCAAGTGGCTATCGTTATTTTCCAAATCTTCAATATCCACGAGTTGGCCTGTGGTTTGTCCGGTGGCAGCTCCATGCTTATGTACTTCCAGTGGAAGCATCTGCGTTAAGGACTTGAGAACATGTTCGCTATCAAGGAGAGCTGGGTCCCAGAGAGAGTCAACTAGAGGAATTCCTTCTGGCACAGAGAAAAGGGCATTGCAATCTATGGCGTTGGATATATGGAGCAAATCCATCAGCTCAGCCGACAGCGTGTCTGCCTCGAGAAGACAGATACTATCGAAGCAACTTCGGAACCTAGGCAAGTGGTTCCGGAAGGCGggtctcctcctccctcgtCGCTCGAAGTTGGGCGCTGGATGTAGCTGGACCGAATACATCTGATCATCAGTTTCAAGTTCAACTATATCTTCGATGCTATCGTCTAGGATATGGCCCACTGTAACGCCTACATGGCGCACACGGCCTCCATTGTGAGTatcctcttccagaagacctAAGAATCCTAGGCTGCTGAAAGAACGAGTAGGCTGCATCACTGCGGAAATAGACTGGGGTTCAACACAAAGAATCTTACATGATACCTGAGGACGAATATTTCTGGGATCACGGCCCAATCGAAGCTCGAAATAAGGAACGTCCTGAAGAAACTCCGGCAGCTGGGGCTCCTCTTCACCATACCACAGGGCTACGAGACGGGTCGTACGATTATATGGCTGACTCCAGGTGTACGCGTAGATACTGAAGAGTGTTAGACCTACCTCTTCAACTATGCCGAGGGGGAAAATACAACTCACGATTCAATTCCACACAGTCGCTTTTTTACAGCCTCTTCCGTTGCCCATGTAAGCTCCTCCGGCGCATCTATATCGGGGACGGGCCTGCCTTCGAATTCAAGAGGCACGTATTGTCGGACAGTCTCCATATCTAGAATATTTCTGTCTTCATCTCGTTCCTCTGCCGGCCTCGTGAGTAGATCACGGAGATTGTCATCTGTTAGCCTGGAAATGACGTGTAATCGGAGCCTGCGCCTCCAATCGCGCCgggctcttctttctcggtgTCTTCGACTTTCCTCTGTCTCAGGTACAAAGCACTGTTCCGATTGAGAACTGTCTTGCGCATTCATTGTAGCTGATATATCTGTTGATGACTTGGAAAATGGTGATTCTGAGGAGCAGGCAGTCCGGCCCAGTGGGCTACTTAAACACATCGAACGAGCCCGAATTTTAGATACCGGGCCAGAGGTAAGGTGGCTCGGCGTCAGATTGACTAGTGGCTCTGTACCACGCTCGTGTCaatgagagaaacaaaagcatcTCGGCTGGCGCTTACCCATGGCTGAGCTGTTACAAGGAAATGGATCGACTATCTGAGACAGCAATTGGCGTTCAGACAACAGTTTGGGCTAATATTGTCGCACAGTGAGATTTTCCAAGGAAGTGAATCTCGCTATCAATTGCAGGTTTTTTCTGGTCAGCAAATCACGTCGTGAAACGAGGGAATGGAAAAGGTGGTACCATTCAAGATCGATCAATAACGATACACTGCAACGCAACTATTCCCAGGTCAGCAAATAACATTGGAAAGGCACTGAGGGAGCAGGGACATACATGTGTCGCCAACGAGAGACTTAAAGAGGAATAATGCTCAAGGTAGGATGCTTTaggaaagatggagaaggtatGGAGCTTTGCGTTACATCTGTCTTTATATAATAGAACACGGGCTTCGTTAAGGCGCCCATCCCTGTTACAAGGCTGGTCAATGCTCTGAATAGAGTCGCTATAGCGGGGTGTGCTCTCTTTGTGTGGTGGCCCTGGGAGTATGGGTAAAGAAAGGACCTGAAGGCATGTGGTATCACTAAAGTGTGAATCTGTACCGCACCCTTACTGttggctttgttcttctaGATACGTTATGCTCTATGTTATCCTTGGGACTTAGATGGAGTGTCAAACGTAGAATACAAATGCGTTGGTGCACAAAGCCACAGgtcatccatctcttccgGTAGGAATACTGTTCACATCCATGGCAGTTGTCTATGGATAGCATCattgaaagaaatcaagaattTAGGGTGAAGTCTTTATTCAAATAGCTTAATGGGCACTTAGGTAAGGCACATACAATAAGGATATCCATTAACTGTGCTACATGATAGTAGCCTGAAAGGGTCTGCAAACGTACTAGGTTGCACCTAATGTCAACATGATCATATTAGTTGCTTGAAGTTCAATGTCTGCTATATCATGTGCTCAATATGTAATGGAGCGGTAGCATAGCCTTCGTTGtcatgatatcaaagaaGCTATGAATAAAGTaaaaaggacaaagagaCGAATGAAAATATTAACACAGCACTCATTCACTATTGCTCCGCAAAAGAGCCAATCTAATCATGCAACGGCTGTTCCTAAAGAAGTTCATTTGCTTCCTTTCTATGCCTTTGCTTACCATTAAAGCAATACACTTCGTGATCCCCACGGAATTATGGTTCTGCCTCCTTCTACAACCATTTCCGGGCGTAACAGCCACCCGCTTTGTAGCGGTGCTTGTCTGGCCGGGCCAGATGTTTCCCGTGCCCAGTGATAGGAGCAGGGGCATTTCATTATCAGCATTACTGCCAAGCTCTTCATTCCAAAGAATGTTGTCACGGCCAAGATCTTCGTAGCTGACTTCCAAGTcattgatttccttgttcaGTCTGTGAACTTTCCAGTCTGGCCACCGCGGTATCTCCAAAGTTGCTGTGCTTTTGCCCACAATGAATATCATGTGGTGAATCTCCCCAGCCGCATGAACAAGATAAATTTTTGCGAAGTCGATCATACCTGGGGAGAAGAGGCACAGCAGGCACCGAAGCCTTCCGTATCAATAGGATGCTTGTGGGAATCTCTACGCCGACGATAGAGAATCACTGTCTCCTGGCACTTATCCGCATATCACTATCTAGACATGAATGCCGGTCACTTACGATATTCGAAGCGTCTAAATAATATTCATCCATTCATACTGCCATGTAGTGTAGCTATGGTAGGATGTCTCTATATAGTCCTAGATACGTAACGACGACAAAATTGATCAATTATCCTTACTCTGATGCTCAGGTGTACCATTAATGACCAGGTCCGCCGGGAGGCGCCTTTCAGAAATAGTCTGCGCATTTAGGAAGTCGTTTTGGTCCACCCTCCTGAAGCCATCATCAAGGGTTGGTTCGATTCCCGCCAGAACATGTCGCTTTGCAACCCGCTCCCTAGCTACCTGTAAATCTGCCTCCACGAACACACGATAGTCGACCATAGATGCCACGTCCCGCCACTGCAGCTCATCTAATAGCAAGTAGTTACCCtccaggatgatgattgacGTATCTGGGGTTATGGAGATACCGTCGGTGACGgggtccttcttctcatggtCAAATGAGGGGGCATGTAAGATCTCCGAGGACGAGGGAGATGGAGGTGGGGTTGTCTGATTGTGAAAAGGGCTCGTGTCCTTCTCTGCCCACTTGCGCAACCTCTGGACGAACATTATGAACCCTGACACGTCGAATGTCCATGGGGCTCCTCGGCGGACATAGGCCTCCTTTCGGTTGGGGAGCTGGTCCAGCTCTGCTCGCGATAGATGGAAGCCGTCCATCGGAACGCATACCGTGTGACGGCGGATGCTTGCCGGCATTGCATTTAGGCGCTCGGTGAGCGCATTTGCCAAGGTGGTCTTTCCAGACCCTGGGGCTCCGGCGATTGCGACGAGAAATCTAGGCTTGTCGTGTATGATGGCGCGACTGTAGATTGATTCCACGACTTGAGCGTATACGGCGTCCATGTTGGATTAAAAGTGGCACAAGCCTCAGACAATTTTCAAATGGTGCTTCCTAGTTTTACATTAGTCTAAGCCCTTTATGCGATTGACAATGCGACATACCGTTGGTGTGACCTAGTAAACGTGAGTAGAGAGAACCACTAGCCACCTATACTTCAAGGACTTAAAGTAGACTGTGAAGGTCAGAGGATCAGATGAGGGACTCTTGCTCCGCTTTTAATGCAGTTGGTCCATGAGCGAGGCAGCATAACCTTAGTTCCACGGATCACAGTCGTCCGGCAATAGCAGGATTTCGGTATCGTCTCCTTGTGGAGAAAACTTCGATTGGGTGTCGATGTCGCATGTGGAGCTGCTGGCCCTGTATACCAACTCATCGTGCTGAAAATGGACCGCGGAAGGGTGCTCACGATCACCGCTCTAAGTCGATCCCATCATACATAGGGTGGTCCAACACTGATTGGCATGATTCACAGACTCTAAGATCTTTCCTGGTACTACAGAATTTGGGACACCTTTATTTGGTGTTTTTCAACTTGTAAATAATAGAGTATTTCTCATTTTTCATTTTACAGTTCGTTAATTCGATTAAGTCCTGTTCTACCGTCCCTGATACCCCTCGATAATCACTTTGATGAcactctcctttccttgccTAACCAGCTCGAATGCctgctcagcctcctcaaACGTATACCGGTTGGTAATGAGACGCTTGACATCCACCTTTCCACTAGCAATTAAGTCCACGGCAGTCGAATAGCAACCAGTGCTGTAACGAATAGACCCGCGGATAGTCAAGTCGCGAATACAAGCAGTTGTAATTGGGAACATAACATTCTATAAAGCCCCTTATTAGCATAATTCCAGTTCCATGACCCCAGTCAATTGCCTAGCACTACTCACCTCACGTCCCATTCCAGCCTGAACATAAGTACCGCCCTTCTTCGTCAAGTGTATTCCAGTCTGAATACAAGGTTGTGCACCAGTAGCCTCAAGAACAACATCCGGGCCCTCGCCTAAGTCGAACTGTTCCTTAATAATCTTCGCCAATTTCTCACTCCACTCCTCGGGAGACACATCAGccggaggtggagggggtaCAAAGACATCATCTGCGCCAAAGGTCTTCGCAAACTCCGCACGAGACTTGCTAATGTCGACGCcgatgaccttcttggcgCCGTAGGCCTTGCTGACAGCCTGGCAGAGGAGACCAATAGGACCGCAGCCGAAGACCACGATCTTCTGGTTCGCCCTCACGTTTCCGACCTTGGTAATCTGGCATGCGACCGCGACTGGCTCGACCATGGCTCCTTCCTCCATGTTCATGTGATCGGGAATGGGGTAGCAGAAGTCAGACTGGGTGATGTAGTATTTCGACAAAGTTCCATCGTGGGGAGGAGTTGCTGCGAAGCGGTCGTTCGGACAAAGGTTGTACGAGCCACTGTGACAGTACTCGCAGCTGAAATATTCATTAGAGATCACTCGCTCCTATATAAAAGTCATAGACACTTACTGTCTGCAGGGAATACCAGGCTCGATGGCAACACGATCGCCAACCTTCAGGTTCTTGACGGCCGATCCGACGTCCATAACAGTTCCTGAGCTTTCATGGCCGAGAACGATGGGGCTTGTGAGAACAAAATCTGGATATCATTCATTAGTCCAGTTCCATTCCCATGTAAGTTGTCGTTTATCGTCACCTACCGCCGATTCTGCCTCTTTGCCAGTAATGCACGTCAGATCCGCAGATACCTGTTTGGGCGATCTGAACGCGCACATCCCAGGGATCCTGGAGCGCGGGAACTGGTCTATCTTCGAAGGCGACATCCTTCACGGCCTTGAGGACGAAGGAGGGGTTTGAGTCTTGCTATTTCTCCGAAAAGTCAAATTAGCAACTCTTTGTGCATAACTAGACGTTCAAGTGCACAGTTTAACTTACCGTCATGATGATCCTATGTAATATGGAAACAGAAGCAAATAACACTGATACTTCAAAAGTTTCCAAATAAAGAAGAGCCTTTCAATAGTAAACCATCTCATCGGGATAAATAAATTTCGTATCTCCTGATATATACTCCGCAAAAACATACCTCCATGTCTACCCCGCGAGATGAGCTCCGAACCCCACCCATCCACATCGACGTAATGCCGGGCGGGCACGGCAGCCCGCCAATACCTTGTCAATGCCGGTCCGGACTCCAGGCCCCGTTCAAGGCACCTCAGCCCGTCGCGAGCGGAATGGGGCCTCCGTTTCGGCTAGGCCTCCTCGGACAGTGGCCTGACGGACACCAAACAGGTCCGGAATTCAGACGATCCATGGTTTCTTCGGCACGCACGGAGTATTCTGTGGGAATGCTCGTGTCAATGTCAGTTGAGGTCGATGGGTGTTACTCCACTTgttgtcttgatcttggtcTGTCTTGGAAGGTATGTCCGGCGTTATGGGTGATATAATCTCAGGGGTATTATTTGTGTTGGTGTTAATTATTCCTGTCTCCGGCGTTGAGTCGATCATATTATGTGGTTTAGAGTGTAGTATTCTAGAGTTGTAGTGACTTAGGAGATAAAACGATGTGTGAAGTAGAGATATACATTTCCAGAAGGCAAAGTAGACAAGGCGATAATAGCGCAGAGACAAGCAACACAAAAATGTAccaaacaaaagggaaattaaaATAGAAAGGAAGTAAATTATTTaagtttgatatatatatatagcaagGTGAGACTAATACCTTACGAATTATATGAAGGTTATGTATGTAATTCGAAATGGTTTTTCATAGCTATAGGCCGTATCAATATACCAAAAACAAAGCGTCACCATTGAATGCATCCCAAATGCCCCAATCGAAAAGTACAAA includes the following:
- a CDS encoding uncharacterized protein (predicted protein) — translated: MRVGNADDCDRLLPSCSLCDKFSRRCIYETLSKTPLTRQYLTEVEEELTRTKALLSELLPGTSRDISNGERFIYPEQGTTGDRGLTSEIPNREGSSEQPERTYVPHSNIGSETIPAPEVPSRPSLGVFSASLSNSGQLYDYSDRNQTGISHRANRRSQDAVMSMETPPSAGNVNFEWDERTEDQGGDGFVDGMAILPSRSNDGGYLGTASGAALLRMTNSQSGGERLDMPEPGRPFETASSHPSPSIPFALSSLSQLEPFVDAYFSLYHCSYPIIHEATFRAQFMEVIPRPTSNTWQVLLYVVAALGAFTAAVTPTDVDLALFKAAKARLTIDVLETGSLILVQALTLSSNYLQKRNKPNSGYNYLGLARRTAMGIGLHKEFPTSKASPLAMEMRRRVWYCLYIFDVGAIITFSRPLEFPEQGIETRLPLNIHESGITASTQTAPSPVTETTVYTHLRAQAMFHLKTNLIYTKITSTSFPSAAELIELDGRLIGDWLASLPYFFNEGAIQAPKFALCHSILRWRYRNLRILMYRPFLVGKWMLNSDQGPDGLREKDDTHVELAIQRCFDAARESVELISSFWAQHQKTTMACWYGVYFLFQAILIPVICLRNNPSDPAAHGWREQIFQAVNTLESMVPLNANAERFLRVIQSLCGCYLYPRSNGWEGPIQESPETQIANLYPLMWPTLEMAQLDGVDSALLTLCPFFSDNNL
- a CDS encoding SDR family oxidoreductase (reductases with broad range of substrate specificities), which encodes MSRLRGYKESTKIGNMVLAQPDNKHVMQAFSLKGKVAIVTGGTRGIGLEITNALAEAGADVAIIYNSSSTAEATAASIAKTHNVRVAAYQANVGDQKEIEAAVQKIVRDFGKLDIMVANSGIATAVAAEDYTTEQWQQIMNVNLDGAFYTAQAASRVFKEQGSGNIVFTASVSAALVNVPQKQAAYNASKAGVVQLAKCLSVEWVDFCRVNCISPGFVATEILDHHPPELREKWLSMIPASRMAGTYELKGAYVFCASDASSYMTGANLVIDGGYTLP
- a CDS encoding uncharacterized protein (predicted protein) — translated: MNAQDSSQSEQCFVPETEESRRHRERRARRDWRRRLRLHVISRLTDDNLRDLLTRPAEERDEDRNILDMETVRQYVPLEFEGRPVPDIDAPEELTWATEEAVKKRLCGIESIYAYTWSQPYNRTTRLVALWYGEEEPQLPEFLQDVPYFELRLGRDPRNIRPQVSCKILCVEPQSISAVMQPTRSFSSLGFLGLLEEDTHNGGRVRHVGVTVGHILDDSIEDIVELETDDQMYSVQLHPAPNFERRGRRRPAFRNHLPRFRSCFDSICLLEADTLSAELMDLLHISNAIDCNALFSVPEGIPLVDSLWDPALLDSEHVLKSLTQMLPLEVHKHGAATGQTTGQLVDIEDLENNDSHLKQTLGDDTLAKQLVIEWLSPEKSFARDGDSGSLVYAKKNGKIVPLGIHHGSDEGLRLSYAYLLWSWCEELDRKLGLRLTFCPPGRCPN
- a CDS encoding uncharacterized protein (predicted protein), with the translated sequence MIDFAKIYLVHAAGEIHHMIFIVGKSTATLEIPRWPDWKVHRLNKEINDLEVSYEDLGRDNILWNEELGSNADNEMPLLLSLGTGNIWPGQTSTATKRVAVTPGNGCRRRQNHNSVGITKCIALMLL
- a CDS encoding uncharacterized protein (predicted panthothenate kinase/uridine kinase-related protein), which encodes MDAVYAQVVESIYSRAIIHDKPRFLVAIAGAPGSGKTTLANALTERLNAMPASIRRHTVCVPMDGFHLSRAELDQLPNRKEAYVRRGAPWTFDVSGFIMFVQRLRKWAEKDTSPFHNQTTPPPSPSSSEILHAPSFDHEKKDPVTDGISITPDTSIIILEGNYLLLDELQWRDVASMVDYRVFVEADLQVARERVAKRHVLAGIEPTLDDGFRRVDQNDFLNAQTISERRLPADLVINGTPEHQSKDN
- a CDS encoding NAD(P)-dependent alcohol dehydrogenase (sorbitol dehydrogenase) yields the protein MRWFTIERLFFIWKLLKYQYSNPSFVLKAVKDVAFEDRPVPALQDPWDVRVQIAQTGICGSDVHYWQRGRIGDFVLTSPIVLGHESSGTVMDVGSAVKNLKVGDRVAIEPGIPCRHCEYCHSGSYNLCPNDRFAATPPHDGTLSKYYITQSDFCYPIPDHMNMEEGAMVEPVAVACQITKVGNVRANQKIVVFGCGPIGLLCQAVSKAYGAKKVIGVDISKSRAEFAKTFGADDVFVPPPPPADVSPEEWSEKLAKIIKEQFDLGEGPDVVLEATGAQPCIQTGIHLTKKGGTYVQAGMGRENVMFPITTACIRDLTIRGSIRYSTGCYSTAVDLIASGKVDVKRLITNRYTFEEAEQAFELVRQGKESVIKVIIEGYQGR